The Triticum urartu cultivar G1812 chromosome 6, Tu2.1, whole genome shotgun sequence genome includes the window TGTTTATGGCAGTGCGAGTAGTAGGGATGAGGTGCTTGGCGAGGCGCTGTCGGAAGCGGAGGTGGCAGAGCTCGTGGAGAGGTACCGGCACAGCGACTGCTCCCGGCAGATCAATTTGGGTGAGTTCTTAGTGCTCAACTCAGTGCTGAAATGGCATTTCTGTCTGATGATTTTAGTTGTCCAAGCTTTCGCATTGCAACTCCCAATCTTATTGCACATTTTGTTTGATTGATGAGGGAGTAACAAGTAGAATTTTTAGCATTGAATTTGGTCAAGTCTGTGAGAAAAGATTGCATATTTTACATTGTAATAAAATTTGGATCAATTGTTTGCATAGTATATGGAAAGTGCCATTGTGCATTTTTGTGCGGCTTATGTTGTTGCAACTGCTATTTTTGAACATTTGATCATTCGTGTAGCTCAGGAAAAATTACATTTATCTTCGAAggcattcccttgttcctgctaTAAATATGATGCATCATGTTCTCAGGGAAAGGTGGTGTAACTCATAATATGCTCGATGACATCCACAACCACTGGAGACGTGCAGAAGCGGTCAGAATCAAATGTCTTGGGGTTGCAACTCTTGACATGGACAATATATGCTTCCATCTTGAGGTCATAATGTGTTGCCACATGCTTGAGAAAATTGGGGATTGAACTCTCTTTTTCTGTTGAATTCAATTATCTATCAATTTCTGATGTGAGCGCACCATTTTGCAGGATAAAACAGGTGGGATAATCATATACCGTAGCATAAATATACTCATCCTATATCGTGGCCGGAACTATGATCCAAAACAACGGCCTGTCATACCATTGATGTTGTGGAAGCCATTGGCTCCTATTTATCCTAAGGTTGTCCAAAATGTTGCGGAAGGGTTGACTTTTGAGGAAACAAAAGAAATGAGAAACAGAGGATTACATTCGCCACCGCTTATGAAACTGAGTAAGTTGGAATATTTCTAGCAAGACCATTTCGAATCACATAAACGCATACTTCTATCTCATTATCTTGTTGCCAATATATTGTCGCTCCTATGTTGTGATATTTCTCTCTTGTGCAGCTAGGAATGGTGTTTATGTTAATGTTGTTGACAAAGTGAGAGAGGCCTTTAAGACTTCGGAAGTTGTGAGACTAGATTGCTCTCACACCGGCACTAGTGATTGCAAAAGAATTGGTGTGAAGTTGCGGGTATGTTGTGACATTCTAATACTTTCTATGAATTAATCCCTTTAGTCTTGCATTCATAAGAAAGATCAAGGAAGCCtggaaaataaataaattcaATAAAAGTTCTAATCAAACAAGTTTGCTGGTGTAGTAGTTAGCTTGCAGTTGAGATATAACGACCCTCCTGCAGTTTACAATTAGCTCGTCATAGATGCAGCCAAGTATAATATGCCTTAgaacttgcttagaatttcggACAGAAGACATTTCCTTTGCAACACAACAGTAGAACCACTGGAGAATTTACTATAGAAACCAGATGCTCCTTTATGTCTTGAAAACATCGCAGTTGGAATGCTTATTTAACTTTGCTCTTTGCTTCCTTCGATTTCATAGGATTTGGTTCCATGCATTCCTATATTATTTAAAGATGAACA containing:
- the LOC125513952 gene encoding CRS2-associated factor 2, mitochondrial-like — protein: MLFSPKLLSWPCPRQSQAQAALLRRLFCAFYPTNLDDDDPPFTRIPKSPPRAPTPPPPPKPKDQPAKISPDEPAHSDLPFDFQYSYSETDPAWKPIGFREPTRFSPFGPGRLDRPWDGVAARAEGNREDVYGSASSRDEVLGEALSEAEVAELVERYRHSDCSRQINLGKGGVTHNMLDDIHNHWRRAEAVRIKCLGVATLDMDNICFHLEDKTGGIIIYRSINILILYRGRNYDPKQRPVIPLMLWKPLAPIYPKVVQNVAEGLTFEETKEMRNRGLHSPPLMKLTRNGVYVNVVDKVREAFKTSEVVRLDCSHTGTSDCKRIGVKLRDLVPCIPILFKDEQIILWRGKRDQEDSVSAHCTSPPQ